The window gagaaaaaaaaaaaagaccaacccCACCTCATCCCAACCGTATGTGAAAACAAGACATGTCAAAAGCTTTTAGATTGGACACAAGTATTGAGCTATTGCACACAAGTcaacaaaccaagaaaaaaaaaatatttttttaattgggaagTTATCTTACATCTTACTCCCTCGCTTGCTCTAAGGTTTCCGAATACCTTTCTCTGAAAGACATGGCAGTGACTGCTGACAGAAGTAGATTAGTAGTCTAGAATGGACTGTACAGAATGGActccttcatttctttattCCTATTCAGTGAAGAGattcaaagacaaaatataaTGCTTAAATGATTAAAACTCAATGGACAATCAGAAGTCCATTAATAGAGTTGCCAGAGAATCCAGAGGTCAGTAATTAAAGAACTTCACAGTTCTGGTTAATATAGAGCTGTAGTAACTCAAATCATAACACAAAACAGGCTTTAAGAGTATTACTAGGAATTAGAAACAACTTAACTTATGAGGGGGAAAAACGAAGTTTTGATTTCATTAGGAATAGcatttttattaggaaaaactttGGCCAATCCTACTTCCTGCAAGTCTTGTGCTGTTCACTTTTCCATCACCACTGCACACTCAGATTTGGTTCATATTGGCTCAGCAGGTTAAGGGTAGCTGCAAAAGGGAACTATGGAGGCACAGACTGATGGCCAGGGCAAAGGAATAATGCATATCACTCCAGGAGCCAGGCTGGCAGGTGAGAGCTTAAAGCAGACTTTTTCCCACTATAAcaacctctttaaaaaaaaacttgccCTGACTGTTTTGACTCTCTCTTTCCTAATGGAAGCAAACTGGTGAATCTACCAAGAAGCCTGAGGAAAAAcgttaacattttaaatgaagtttgaTTGCAAAATTGGGTCCCTCTCAATCGGTAAGAATTGTTGATGTTAACGTGAAAGTTTCAAAATCTTCCAACAAGCTCCAAATAATAAACAGAATTCAGTCCACTGAACAATTCCAGTCTCATTTAAAACTTGTTAAGAGTCTCCTGCAACTCAGGAGAATGGAGAATATGCTAAGCAGATAGTGGTTATTCTGATTCATAATTTATAGATGAATAAAGGTACTTACTTCTATGGGAACAGGATCGAGCCCAGCACAGTTTTCATTGCATTTGTCATAGACTAGTCTCAGTTTTCTGAAGAGTATCGATAGCTGACGGAGATGTTCCTGCAGCTTTCCCAGTCTGTCTTGATATGTTCCAGTATGATAAGTAACACCATTCGGTAACTTAGagaaccaaaaccccaaaatgttaaaaatattacactaaatttcctttattaataaactaaaataaatcagaggGGTTTTTGTACATTCTAAAATAAGACAATCACGCTATCCCCACAGAAGTCATtgaaatttctattttatcagcaaaattctgtattttatctgCTTATCTGATATGCCAAATCACCGCTGTCAAACAGCTTCAGGTATTCTACACTTCGGTCATTGTCAATCCCTCTGTAACTCTTTTCAGTGTCTTCAAAATGCTTAAGCATGACACTTGTTATCTGTAATGAGTATTAGACTTTGAGACTTTGTGTCTCAACCCAGGTCACAATTCAGAGACATGACCAAAGCGAATTCACAGTTAGCAAACTCTAAGTACATATACCTAAGATAATTACACAATGAAACTGCCAGAGTCATGAGAATACAGAGGGAATGGGCGTGATTATTTATCTTCTGCCCTCAACAGAGAAACACAACAAACGTTTGTATGTTTTCTCGGTAAGTAGCCACAAATAAGGATTATGTCCACtttaataacaaaatgaaatgtcaaaaaGTTCTAGGtggaaaatattacagaaaaagagcagtgaaaattcctttaaaattacTCCCCAGATGTTAACAAGAACAGAGAAACGCATATAAAGAGACTTCACTATTcataaaggaaaacacagaCAATAAGTGTATTTAGAGTATATTTATTGTGGGGGCAACAACAATTCACCATTTCCGAATGTTCTCCATCTTCACTTAATGTACAGGAGTAAGGAAATATATTAAGAGTAGTAGTCACTTCTCCAATCAATCCcctttttcaaagcagtttgaTTGAGTTATATATTTAAATGCCCTAAGCTATCTCTTGTGCCTACATATACTGGCAGTTGGTGGTaaaagcatgggaagttgaggaccataaaaagaaaaagttttttctcaCCTGCATGTTCCTCAGTAACTGGAAGATTTCCATGGTTCGAAATACAATGTCCTGCACAGTCTCTTGGCCAATCCGACAGAGAGAAGCTGTGTTTACCTCCCTAGCTGCTTGAGCCTGTGTCCCTGAGAAAGCACCTGGCGGCATGCCTGCCCCAGCGAGGGGGGGAGTTGACATCTCTTGACGTTAACCAGTCCCACTGAGTCCAGCTGCACAGAGAATTTACGATAGAATGATTAAGTACTTGTTTGAGTTTATCATAACAAACAAACTTAAGCATGGTGGCTATACCATTCCTTTTCCCCATATGTGGTCCCATCCAAGATAAAACTGTTTAACTGATAACAGACGTCTCAGTGCTGTGCCCTTTGGTTTGGGCACCGCTCCCTTCACCACCGCAGCTCTGCCGGGCAGCGGAGCGGGGGGTGCTCCTTACACACCTTCCCCCCTCAGGGCGGGCACCAGCAGGCCCCCGCCTCCATCCATCTCAAGGGAACACGAAAGGGTCTTTTGCCCAGCTCCACCACGCGAAAATCGCCGCCCTCCTGCTGGGCTCCGGCACCTTCCCAGCGGCCCCTCTCTCCGCCGCGGGCACCGGACACCCTTGAGGCACCGCTTACCCACCCCGGAGGCCTGGGGACGGGCGGTGCCCCGGGACTCCCAAgagccccgccgcccctccggGGCTGCAGGCCCTTCCCGGACGAGCAGGCCCACCCGTGCCTCCCCGGCTAGCACGGCCGCCCGAGGAGCCACGCGGAGTTACTGGGACGGGGCGCGACACGTTCGccgctccccccacccccagacCGCAGCGGGGCAGATCTCGGCAGACGGGGGGGGCGAGGAGGGGCCGCCCCCGGGCCCCGCAGCCCTTCCCTGGGGACGCCCGGTTGGTACCGGCAGCGCCGCGACACCGCGCCGCCGACATGGgaggcggcgggccgggcccctGGGCGGCGGCCGTTACTCACGGGGGAGCCGGGCGCCGCGTTACCCTGGAAACGCGCAGCCGGAAGCACTCGGAGACGCGGGCGACCCCAGGTGGAAGTGACGTCAcgccgccgccggggcggggCAGGGTGTCAGGGAAGGGggacctgaagggagggtgggTGCTGACGCTGAGGGGAGCGGCGGGCGCGACCCCGCTCGGGGCGCCGAGGGGAGGCGAGGGGAGGCGAGGGGAGGAGGCGGCGCCGAGGCGCCATCCTCTGCTGCGGTTCCGCCGGGGAAACCTGCCTCGGCCTGCAGCCCTCTCAGGCTGGGCGCCGTCCCTCTGTCCGCCGCGCACGGGCTCTCCGTTGAAGGCCTTGTTCGGGAGCTGGGCCGTTTTTCTGGCTTTGGTGAatcaagtaacaagtgataggacgagaggaaacggcctcaagttgcaccaggggaggtttagattggatatcaggaaaaatttcttcacggaaagggttatcaagcagtggaacaggctgcccagggaagtgatggaatcaccgtccctggaggtgcttaaaagacatgtagatgtggtgcttagggacatggtttagtggtggacttggcagtgctgggttaacagttggacttgatgatcttaaaggttttttccaaccaaaactgtTATATGATTCTATAAGTGAGGGTTTACGGGCAAGTCGGCATCTAGAGGTGACAGCCTGGATCCCTGCAAACAGTTTCTTGAAGTTGGAAAGTTAGGTCAAAATCTTTGCACGTTAACATAAGTCACCCCACCCCTGTAATGAAGGTGAGAATTTGGACATGCCATTTTTGACAGATAATGCTGCTAAATTGCTGAGTATGTGTTTTGCAAGTTACGTGTGTATATGTGGGTATACACATCCACAACTGTATTAATATGCATTTATAGCTGTAGTACTACTACTTCTTGCATAGGTAGATTTTTGTTAGTATGGAAAAGCCTTACACTTTGGCCTTCCTGTATCACAGTATTTGCGTGGGTGTAAAACACTTCTGTCTAACCTGTGTGCTTGTACTACACTAACACAATTGAATTGGTGCAGTTTCAAAGCACAGACAAGGCCTTCTgtgtgaggaaaaagaaacacccttaaaaagaaatgaggcaGGGTCTGTGAGGGCTGATAGATATGAATTGTCTATACAGTAGTTAGTGCTTACTCTTTGTATaatgaaaaaattcttcatgtgCAAAAATCAGTAAGCATCAAAAGTTTCACTTTTTGCAGTTGATGTCATACCTAGGACTGTGTTTGAGTGATTTCAACCCTAAGTACCTGAAAATGCAGATGAAGGCATTTATATACCTGCGGCTTCTTACAAATTCTTAGGAGGTACAGTCTTAAAGTAGTTGTGCTATATTAAAACTGATGTTGTGAATGATCTTTTGTATGAAATGCATTGCATTTGtaatgctgtaaaaataaatcagaagttTGACGCATGATTTACAGCCTttgttaaagaaagaagaaagcagtcAAGGAACATTCAGGGACAGAACCATATAAACTTGCTGTCGGAGgcattttcctgcagaaaacattttttacctCAGAAGCAGATTAATGAGGGGAAACACAACCCCCATCCCTAAATTGAAGCTTTTTGCTGCCTGGCTAAATTCTCTCTAGCACACTGCTTTAGCCAaggcaaaatacaaataattacaAAGCATTTGACAAAGATCTTTGCATGAAAGATACCGAAGTGATTTCTTAAAGGGGtagaaaaaattgtttataaaaataagaagGGGCTATTTTCAGATGGCAAAAGAACGTCCCATGGTGTTTCGCTTAGGAAGAGCAGCCCCCTGAGAATTTCTAGGGGCTTGTGTGAGGGCTTGCATCTCAGTTCACTGTACGTAAAGGAAATGATGCAAGAACTGTTCAAGAGTTGAGCACAaaagataatgttttttttttcttctgattgcATGTCTGGGAGCTCTGTTCACACTGCTTAACTTGCTGCCCCAAATCCGATGGCATGAGAGTAATGAGCGATTCAGACCACCTACTACTCAGGGCTGACAGACACAGACTCCATATACAGTCATATCCTGAAGTATATGACTGCCACGTATAGAAGGCAGTTGGAATACAGAGCCAAGTCTGCATGCGAAGGGTGCTGAGGAATGTTGCTAGGAGGCCTAATGTTCTTCATTGCCAATCTGTGGAACCAtctaaatctgatttttcactCCTAGTCAAAGGAATCTTCTCCTTTCAGATAAGGAAAGTTTTTTTGGTTGAATGAGAAAAAGatgaatatatattttgctttttgaaagcaATCTGTTAAGCAGCCATTGTCTTCAGTTTGGGCCAAGTGTTTTCATCTGGAAGGTGTTCAGATCTGACAGTTCCTCTTTCACATCCATTTCAATTTCTGTGGCATCAGTTCAACCGGTGTCTTAGGATGCTGCAGCCATTGTTATTGGGTTGTAGAGAAGCtaccaaaaaataataaagtgaaTATATGTACACATAATATACTAGTCCAATCAACTTTAACCCGTATTTGAAATTAGGACTCTAAAGAGTAACTACTTCAGTTATTAGCATTTTCACAATAATaatggcttatttttttttaatattttaagaggtTCTCACTCATATACCCCAAGCAACTTCAAACGTGGTGTGGCTCTATTCTATCAGGAAAGCAAAAATCCTTAGTAGTGAGACAAGGGGATAATTGTTGCTCTTGTTTAAACAATTTTCTGTAAATCACTTGATATACTTGCAAGGCAATATGAatcattctatttaaaaataaacagaactgaTGGAATTCCTGGATCATCCTCTGTTTTCCTTGAATGAGGGAGAGCGTACTCTCTCCCAGGTCTCCTCACGGTATTCCTTAGCAGCAGTGCTTTGATACTGCTCTGAGGGTGACAGATGGGCTTAGGGGAAATGTGTTAACCAGGAAAGGACTTTCATTCTCAGTCCTGTCCCATTTAGTGTTTATGTGTGGATTCAAGGAGAAATAACAGGACTTTGTGGAACCTTTGCCAACAATAAAcagacagaatcacaaaatcacagaatcgatcaggttggaagagacctcagggatcatcgagtccaacaattgccctgataccaccatgtcaactagaccatggcactaagtgccatgttcagtctttccttaaacacatccagagatggtgacgccaccacctccctgggcagcccgttccaatgtctaatgaccctttctgagaagaaattcttcctaatgtccagcctgaacctcccctggcaagtCTTGAGGcgtgccctcttgtcctatcgctagttgcctgggagaagaggccgactcacgctccactacaacctcccttcaggtagttgtagactgcaataaggtcaccttggagcctcctcttctccaggctaaacaaccccagctccctcagccgttcctcgtaggtcagaccctccagacccttcaccagcttggtcgctctcctctgaactcgctccaacacctcaacatctttcttgaagtgtggggcccagaactggacacagtactcaaggtgcggcctcaccagtgccgagtagagagggacgatcacttccctagaccggctggctacactattcctaatagaggccaggatgccattggccttcttggccacctgggcacactgctggctcatgtttagccggctgtcgatcagcacccccaggtctctttctgccgggccggtttctaaccactcttcccccagcctgtagcactgcatggggttgttgtgaccaaagtgtaagacctggcacttgttcttgctgaacctcatgccgttggtctcggcccatctatctaacctgtccaaatccttctgtagggccttcctaccctccagcagatcgacactgccacccagcttggtgtcatctgcaaatttactgagagAAAGCACAATTTTACTGTTACCAAGCTGTGATAGATAACAGCATGGCACATAACTTTTTTAGTATGTGGCCAACACAGACAGTAAAGCTGAGTGGAGTTTAATTCAGCACAAATTAATTAGATTTATAGGCCAGAGGAAACATTTAAGGACTGTGATTAGGTGAGGCAGattgtgggtttgggtttttgtgtgtagtgtgggggttttttgcagCAATATTGTTCTCCCCACCCAAACGGGAATTTTCATGAACAATGAAGGCAGCCATTTAGAGGGAAGCAGGATCATCCACGGTAGAGGGAAGCAGGATCATCCATGGTAGTGCTAGATAGGATGGGAGCTCAGAGCATCAGAGCAAAGGGCAGTACTCCTTGTCTTGGCTCAGTAGAGGCTGGATACAGCTGTTTTCTGGACTGAGGGGAAGCTGGGGGTTGAGAAGTTACAACCTCTCTGCCATTATGTGGTTCTGGCACACAgccctttgctgctgcaggtggCAGAAGGACAGCAAGAGAGCAAGATGGAAGGAGTTTAGCCTCCCTGCTTGCTTCTGTTCTCCTTCATCTTCTGTATACCCATGAGCAAAGTTGTCTGTGCTTGCTATGTGTTATTGACACCTTCTGCTGGGGCTCAGAGAAGCAGGATAAGCATCATGGCTACTGGGTTTCATGTAGGTAGTTACCAACTTCAATGGTTTACCACAGCCCATCCTCTGCATGTTCATGGGGTGGtcagaaaaaattatctgtaaaaCTTGGAATTTCAGGATGGCCTTATGTGGTGGGATGGCTGTCAGGTGCCCACCAAGGCAcgctctcactccccctcctcagcaagacggggagaaaataagacaaaaaactTTTGGGTCAAGGTAAAGGCAGtttaatgaaagaaagcaaaggcagccTGTGGAAGCACAGTCCTGCTGTTTGTCATAGACTGATCCAAacagcactggagcaggtgtcCTCTTATAGTACAGATACTGTCAGCACCTGCCTTACCTCCGTAACTCAGAGTTATGTGCATTTCCCATAATATGAAAACATGGTAAATTTTACAAGCATTATCAGACGATGGTAAGTCAGGTAAAATGTGATAGTCCAATGTACATTTGGAGGGCTTAAAGCATGATGTCACTCTTTGGTTCTCATTTTGCAGTGAGTCCTGCACACCCATTTCTTGATCTTGACAGGTATGTTTTGTCATCAATTCTCTACTTCTCTAAAGTTTGCTTTTTGACCTTCAGCTCAGAAAAGTTGTCCTTGGCCCATTTcatgttctttaaaaagaaaaaacctagTTTCACGTTCAGTGCTTTCTGGCATGATGATTGTTGAAACATCCTTCCCCATGTTTTACATGGTGGGCCATTGTGCCCAGCAGTCTGTACTTTCCCTGTAAttgtgacagaagaaaaagaaaggaataacaGGCAGTCCCTGTGCTTTTTCCAGGGTATCCCAATGCAGAGTCCATCCCTACCATCTTCCTGCTTTTGCAGTCATTCAGTTACTTGTCTCCAAAGAGACATCTTGGAGCCCTAACATAATCTCAGCATTGTGACTTTAGACCCAAGCCGAGAAGCAGACCTACCATGTCTCCTTTTGGTCGCTCACTACCCAGctctctcctgcagcctccAGCTGTAGTGGTGCTCTAAAAGCTGACACCGAAAATTATTCAGACACAATGGTAccaagtttttcttcttgtcccAAAATAGCTGTGGGCAGTCTGTGACTTCTTGGACTGGACATTCAGATATTTCCCCTGGTCCTGTTTTTCCTGAGCAAATGCTATCTTGTGGGACTAGCTGTTTGGACAAGGAGGCATTCCAAATTGCAGTCTATATAAACTGTATGTCTTCATCAGCCAGATTTGCATTAATGATGCTTGTGGATAAATTTTCAGCATGCTTGTCTGATGGCTTCTCCTGGGGCTTGCACAAAAAAGGCTTGGAAATGGAACATTTGCAAAGAAGCGGATGCTGGCAAAAGAAAACGTTACAATGAGATGTAAAATATATGCACTGTAATTTATACAGGCAACTAGCTTCTGGAAAACTTGACCTCTGGCCAGTAGAGGACAGAAACATATCCAAAGAGACCACCAAAGCAGCAACTGGTACCCAGTGGGACAGAGATGGAGGGACTAATTATATTTGTGCAGGTGTTACACCAATGCTGTAAATACGTTGGTGACAAATGACTTTGTGCTGGACAGCACAGTAGTTAATACTGGAGAAAATCTCGTCTGCCCTGTGATTTAATGCTATTAGCATTATAAGCAGGAATGCAAGGGTGGGTTTTCCCTTCAGGGGTCATTGCTGGTATGCAGTTTCCCACTGTCGCTCCACAGTTGGAGGCACAGTTTTCATTAAGGTGTTGACAGATGATATTCCTGTGACTCCATAgtaggagagagagagagagatcctgtgctcttttctttcccaaaacatGTCCTAGTTGTGTGAGGGGATCCATGCTGTGCTCTGTAGTACGTGGCTTTTTGTCCTGGACCCTGAAAGGCACAGCAGCCTGGAGTTTCTCTCTTCATCTGCCtctattaatgttttatttctctctctgactATAAACGTCTAGAAGCAGGTGAAAACTTTCTCTTTGACTTTACAGGAACAAGCCTACCCCACTGTCATTTGGGGGGCACTGGCCACCTGTCAGCTGATGGCAAAGAATGTCTGTATTCTGGAAGTATTGTAAGCTTCATTGTTTCTTATATCTGTGGcaaatgatgttttctttcacCTTAACTTCATTCTTATGAGCAAAATTAATTGTTATTTATTCAGCGTCAATCAATTTAGATTCTCTAGTCTCCTTTCTTATTTACAGGCTCCACAACCCTTCCTGCATGTGAATCAGATATTCCACGCAAACACAGATGGCATGTAAAACAGGTATTAACAAGGTCCTATGATCAGCCCTTCTGGTGCTACAAATGCTGGAGTTTTTTGCATTCTGGTCAGTAGCTTCCCTAGGCGTGTAACCATTCATTGATTCATTCTGTCTCCTTTACTCCCTCATTTGGACAGTCATTCTTGTAACCTATTCATCCCAAGGTGCATTTTGCtcatcttgttttcttattGGTAGCTTTAGAATGATTTAAACAGAAGCGGACATACATTATTTAGTAGTATCAGATACGTTATGGTAGCAGCAGCAGACTCCAGGCGAGAGTATAACCTCATTCTGTTGTGTGaatgcagaggaaaacaatCCTTGCCCTGGATGGTTTACAATTCAGAGACTGCGTtatttcacagcaaagaagaTCGATAAAAAGGGACCTAGTAGTTTCTGTATAAGGAGGTCGGAGTGTCCTAATTCACTATGAAAGTCATCAGCAGTATAGACGGTAATGTAGGAAAAGTTATAAGGGCATGAAAGATATATAGTGTAGATCCTGTCCACAAAAGCCATCATCTCTCAATGCAAGTCAAATGCCACTTGTGTCTTCCCAATGATATAAGACCATGTGAACTAGGGAATGGAATAACAGCTAGGAAGAAAGCATAGCTGGAGGCAGGTGTTTGAATACAAATCATCCTTCTAGGCTGATGCATTATTGTGGAGTTCCTGGATTGACTCATTGACATTATTTATGCAAAACTTCTGGCCACATTCCCTCTGTGCAATATTACAAGCAATACATTACAGAATGGAGGATGTCCTCTATTTCCCCAGAGTTTTCTGTCCTGCTCCT of the Nyctibius grandis isolate bNycGra1 chromosome 3, bNycGra1.pri, whole genome shotgun sequence genome contains:
- the MED30 gene encoding mediator of RNA polymerase II transcription subunit 30; its protein translation is MSTPPLAGAGMPPGAFSGTQAQAAREVNTASLCRIGQETVQDIVFRTMEIFQLLRNMQLPNGVTYHTGTYQDRLGKLQEHLRQLSILFRKLRLVYDKCNENCAGLDPVPIEQLIPYVEEDGSKHDDRGAASQLRFASEERREIMEVNKKLKQKNQQLKQIMDQLRNLIWDINAMLAMRN